The following are encoded in a window of Halosolutus halophilus genomic DNA:
- a CDS encoding YbaK/EbsC family protein, which translates to MHPRAASFAERAREAYGFDPAVEEFPEGTRTAADAADAIGCAVGQIASSLAFEVDDSLVVSVTSGANRVSEAALADHFGTSADAVSMADPDRITDTLGWSIGGVPPFCHAESVPVVMDETLLAYETVWAAAGTPEAVFPIAPEELRRYADADPVAVTE; encoded by the coding sequence ATGCATCCGCGCGCAGCAAGCTTCGCCGAGCGGGCACGCGAAGCGTACGGGTTCGATCCCGCAGTCGAGGAGTTTCCGGAGGGGACCAGAACGGCGGCGGACGCGGCCGACGCGATCGGCTGTGCGGTCGGCCAGATCGCCAGTTCGCTCGCGTTCGAGGTCGACGATTCGCTCGTCGTCTCGGTGACCAGCGGCGCGAACCGGGTCAGCGAGGCCGCACTCGCCGACCACTTCGGGACGTCGGCGGATGCCGTCTCGATGGCCGATCCAGATCGGATCACGGACACGCTCGGCTGGTCGATCGGCGGCGTCCCCCCGTTCTGCCACGCGGAGTCGGTCCCGGTCGTGATGGACGAGACGCTGCTCGCGTACGAGACGGTCTGGGCGGCCGCCGGGACGCCGGAAGCGGTCTTCCCGATCGCTCCCGAGGAACTGCGGCGATACGCCGACGCGGATCCGGTAGCCGTCACCGAGTGA
- a CDS encoding metal ABC transporter substrate-binding protein: MKLTRRSVLQGSAGALAAGGLAGCLDDVPRGNDGVETGYAAFYTLWDWTQQVSGDVADFENPVPVGSMGHGWEPEGDLVTDIASTDAFVYPDTPEFSWTQDAAATLEADYDTVAVIDVLDGLEDELLEWNHDPAHDEQEGDDGHDEEDDHEEGGNYDPHVWVDPVLAQDLVANIADGLAEADPDNADTFENNAAAYTDRLAEIDRQFRTLVDDAERDVAVLAGHDSYTYLEDRYGFEQHSPKGVSPQDEPTPAEISETIDLIDEEGIETVLYDPFESSGADDLPTLAATILEDSEATDAMPVSPAAGTLAEWADEDWGYVEQMQEINVPAFREALGAQ, translated from the coding sequence ATGAAGCTAACACGGCGATCGGTGCTCCAGGGTAGCGCCGGAGCGCTCGCTGCGGGTGGACTCGCCGGCTGTCTCGACGACGTCCCGCGGGGCAACGACGGCGTCGAGACGGGGTACGCCGCCTTCTACACGCTCTGGGACTGGACGCAGCAGGTGAGCGGTGACGTGGCCGACTTCGAGAATCCGGTCCCGGTGGGGAGTATGGGCCACGGCTGGGAGCCGGAGGGAGACCTCGTCACGGATATCGCCTCGACCGACGCGTTCGTATACCCGGACACGCCGGAGTTCTCGTGGACGCAGGACGCGGCGGCGACCCTCGAAGCCGATTACGACACCGTCGCGGTGATCGACGTACTCGACGGACTCGAGGACGAGTTGCTCGAGTGGAATCACGATCCGGCGCACGACGAGCAGGAAGGGGACGACGGACACGACGAAGAGGACGACCACGAGGAGGGCGGTAACTACGATCCCCACGTCTGGGTCGATCCGGTCCTCGCCCAGGACCTCGTGGCGAACATCGCGGACGGACTGGCCGAGGCCGATCCCGACAATGCCGACACGTTCGAGAACAACGCGGCCGCCTACACCGATCGGCTCGCGGAGATCGACCGGCAGTTCCGGACCCTCGTCGACGACGCCGAACGGGACGTCGCCGTCCTCGCGGGTCACGACTCCTACACGTATCTCGAGGACCGCTACGGGTTCGAACAGCACTCGCCGAAAGGCGTCTCGCCGCAGGACGAACCGACGCCCGCCGAGATTTCCGAGACGATCGATCTCATCGACGAGGAGGGGATCGAAACCGTTCTTTACGATCCCTTCGAGTCATCCGGCGCGGACGATCTTCCGACCCTCGCGGCGACCATCCTCGAGGACAGCGAGGCGACCGATGCGATGCCGGTCTCGCCCGCCGCGGGGACCCTCGCGGAGTGGGCCGACGAGGACTGGGGGTACGTCGAACAAATGCAAGAAATAAACGTCCCGGCGTTCAGAGAAGCACTTGGAGCACAGTGA
- a CDS encoding metal ABC transporter ATP-binding protein — protein sequence MTAVIDVDEVTFAYGDQPAVRDVSLTVEEGDFLGLIGPNGSGKTTLLHLMLGLQRPDSGSIELFGEPVSEFDEGERIGYVSQQATSRGGTMPVTVREVVTMGRFAHAGHGRLTDEDRAIVDDALETVGITDLADRRVNQLSGGQRQRAYIARALASEADLLALDEPTVGVDAESRDAFYQLLESLNESGITIILIEHDIGVVTDRANRIACINTELYHHGDTESFVESDALAEAYGSTGQVVHHHH from the coding sequence GTGACCGCAGTCATCGACGTCGACGAGGTGACGTTCGCTTACGGTGACCAACCCGCGGTCCGCGACGTCTCGCTGACCGTGGAAGAGGGCGACTTCCTCGGGCTGATCGGCCCCAACGGGTCTGGCAAGACGACCCTCCTGCACCTCATGCTCGGACTGCAACGCCCCGACAGCGGCTCGATCGAACTGTTCGGCGAGCCGGTCTCCGAGTTCGACGAGGGAGAGCGGATCGGCTACGTCTCCCAGCAGGCGACCAGCCGCGGCGGGACGATGCCGGTCACCGTCCGCGAGGTCGTCACCATGGGCCGGTTCGCGCATGCCGGCCACGGGCGACTGACCGACGAGGACCGCGCGATCGTCGACGACGCGCTCGAGACCGTCGGAATCACGGATCTGGCCGATCGCCGGGTCAACCAGCTTTCGGGTGGCCAGCGCCAGCGGGCGTACATCGCCCGTGCGCTCGCCTCCGAAGCGGACCTGCTCGCGCTCGACGAGCCGACCGTCGGGGTCGACGCCGAGTCGCGGGACGCCTTCTACCAGTTGCTGGAGTCGCTCAACGAGTCCGGGATCACGATCATCCTGATCGAACACGACATCGGCGTCGTCACCGATCGGGCCAACCGGATCGCCTGTATCAACACCGAACTGTACCACCACGGCGACACCGAATCGTTCGTCGAGAGCGACGCGCTGGCCGAGGCCTACGGTTCGACCGGGCAGGTCGTCCATCACCACCACTGA
- a CDS encoding metal ABC transporter permease: protein MRRNTKRRIELVGIGLTGLLAALMLAFLVLDYLRAYPYASALYEQFRLAGLMLDSALGTNVFYHPYLWRSMATGVLVGIVAPLVGTYLVHREMALIGETLAHTAFAGVAIGLLFSSTTGWGGSLLLSALVVGILGALGVQWLAERTDTYGDVPIAIMLTGSFAVGTLIISYGRGLTGINIRGFLFGNLAVVTPAGARMMAVLSVLVVAVVLATYKQLLFITFDEQAARVARLDVTWYNTLLIVMTAVVVVGAMQILGVILVAAMLVVPVAAATQVAGSFRETLFLSILFGQLSIVGGFAFAISQSLPTGGSIVVVAIGLYLLAILASNRATTAISTH from the coding sequence ATGCGCCGGAACACGAAACGCCGGATCGAACTCGTCGGAATCGGCCTGACCGGGCTGCTGGCGGCCCTGATGCTCGCCTTCCTCGTCCTCGACTACCTGCGGGCGTATCCGTACGCGTCGGCGCTGTACGAACAGTTCCGCCTCGCCGGCCTGATGCTGGATTCGGCCCTCGGAACGAACGTCTTCTACCATCCGTACCTGTGGCGATCGATGGCGACCGGGGTGCTGGTCGGCATCGTCGCGCCGCTCGTCGGCACCTACCTGGTTCACCGCGAGATGGCGCTCATCGGGGAGACGCTCGCCCACACGGCCTTCGCCGGCGTCGCCATCGGCCTCCTGTTCAGTTCGACGACCGGCTGGGGCGGCTCCCTGCTGCTTTCCGCGCTCGTAGTCGGGATTCTCGGCGCGCTCGGCGTCCAGTGGCTCGCCGAGCGGACCGACACCTACGGCGACGTGCCGATCGCGATCATGCTCACAGGGAGCTTCGCCGTCGGGACGCTCATCATCAGCTACGGCCGCGGGCTGACGGGGATCAACATCAGGGGCTTCCTCTTCGGGAATCTCGCCGTCGTCACGCCGGCCGGCGCGCGCATGATGGCCGTTCTCAGCGTCCTGGTCGTCGCCGTCGTCCTCGCGACCTACAAGCAACTCCTGTTCATCACGTTCGACGAGCAGGCGGCCCGCGTCGCCCGACTCGACGTCACCTGGTACAACACGCTGTTGATCGTCATGACGGCCGTCGTCGTCGTCGGCGCGATGCAGATCCTCGGCGTCATCCTCGTCGCCGCGATGCTCGTCGTACCCGTCGCGGCCGCGACCCAGGTCGCCGGAAGCTTCCGCGAGACGCTGTTCCTCTCGATCCTGTTCGGCCAGCTGTCGATCGTCGGCGGCTTCGCGTTCGCGATCTCACAGAGTCTCCCCACGGGCGGTTCGATCGTCGTGGTCGCGATCGGCCTCTACCTGCTCGCGATCCTCGCCTCGAACCGGGCGACGACGGCGATCTCGACCCACTAG
- a CDS encoding acetate--CoA ligase family protein has translation MGRLSELFAPETVAVIGATDREGAVGRAILENLQDDFDGEVVPVNPSRDEVLGLECYSDVTSAPPIDLAVVVVPPAVVIETLRELGEVGTENVVVITAGFSETGGEGAERERQLREVADEYDLNVVGPNSLGIMSTPADMNATFGPENALDGSISFMSQSGAFITAVLDWANEQGIGFQDVVSLGNKTVLDETDFVREWGEDPETDVIIGYLEGIDDGHEFVKTAREVTDDTPIVLVKSGRTDAGAQAASSHTGAIAGSERAYETGLEQAGVIRAHSVQELFDYARALSGLPQPDSDGVAVVTNAGGPGVLTTDAIGDSSLSMADFTDETIDELIESMPDEANVYNPIDAIGDADVDRFGEALDVALADPNVGSAVVVSAPTAVLEYDDLAETVIEKREAHGKPVVTCLMGGERARAAEEVLRSGGIPNYFDPARAVAGLDALARYRDVRERTIDDPTQFDVDRERAREILGRANRRDSNRLGVESMDLLEAYGIPTPEGEIVDDPDRAREVATGIDGDVVMKIVSPDISHKSDIGGVKVGVANEDVYDAYEDLVARARNYQPDATILGVQVQEMLDLDASTETIVGMNRDPQFGPLLLFGLGGIFVEILEDTSVRVAPIGEDEARAMIDEIKSAPLLRGARGREPADVDAIVETIQRLSQLVTDFPAILELDVNPLVAGPDGVAAIDLRLTVDTEEL, from the coding sequence ATGGGACGGTTATCAGAACTCTTTGCACCCGAGACCGTCGCCGTGATCGGGGCGACCGACCGCGAAGGCGCCGTCGGTCGGGCGATCCTGGAGAACCTGCAGGACGACTTCGACGGCGAGGTCGTCCCGGTCAACCCCTCTCGCGACGAGGTGCTCGGACTCGAGTGCTACTCCGACGTGACGAGTGCGCCACCGATCGATCTCGCGGTGGTCGTGGTACCACCCGCCGTCGTGATCGAGACGCTCCGGGAACTCGGCGAGGTCGGGACCGAGAACGTCGTCGTGATCACCGCCGGCTTCTCGGAAACCGGCGGCGAAGGGGCCGAACGCGAGCGTCAACTCCGCGAGGTCGCCGACGAGTACGACCTGAACGTCGTCGGGCCCAACAGCCTGGGGATCATGTCGACCCCCGCCGACATGAACGCGACGTTCGGCCCCGAGAACGCCCTCGACGGCTCGATCTCCTTTATGAGCCAGTCGGGCGCGTTCATCACGGCCGTCCTCGACTGGGCCAACGAACAGGGGATCGGCTTTCAGGACGTCGTCTCGCTCGGCAACAAGACGGTCCTCGACGAGACGGACTTCGTCCGCGAGTGGGGCGAGGACCCCGAAACCGACGTCATAATCGGCTACCTCGAGGGGATCGACGACGGCCACGAGTTCGTGAAAACGGCTCGCGAGGTCACCGACGACACGCCGATCGTCCTCGTCAAGTCCGGTCGGACCGACGCAGGGGCACAGGCGGCCTCTTCACACACGGGCGCGATCGCCGGCAGCGAGCGCGCCTACGAGACCGGCCTCGAACAGGCCGGCGTGATCCGGGCCCACTCCGTCCAGGAACTGTTCGACTACGCGCGGGCGCTCTCGGGGCTCCCCCAACCCGACTCCGACGGGGTCGCCGTCGTCACGAACGCGGGTGGCCCGGGCGTCCTGACCACCGACGCCATCGGCGACTCCTCGCTTTCGATGGCCGACTTCACCGACGAGACGATCGACGAACTGATCGAGTCGATGCCCGACGAGGCCAACGTCTACAACCCGATCGACGCGATCGGGGATGCCGACGTCGACCGGTTCGGCGAGGCGCTGGACGTCGCGCTCGCCGATCCCAACGTCGGCAGCGCGGTCGTCGTCAGCGCGCCGACCGCAGTGCTCGAGTACGACGACCTCGCCGAGACCGTCATCGAGAAACGCGAAGCCCACGGGAAACCCGTCGTCACCTGCCTGATGGGCGGCGAGCGTGCCCGCGCCGCCGAGGAGGTGCTGCGAAGCGGTGGCATCCCGAACTACTTCGATCCCGCGCGTGCGGTGGCCGGACTGGACGCGCTGGCTCGCTACCGCGACGTGCGCGAGCGGACGATCGACGATCCCACGCAGTTCGACGTCGATCGGGAACGGGCCCGCGAGATCCTCGGCCGGGCGAACCGGCGCGACAGCAACCGCCTCGGCGTGGAATCGATGGATCTCCTCGAGGCCTACGGCATCCCGACGCCGGAGGGCGAGATCGTCGACGATCCCGACCGCGCCCGCGAGGTGGCCACGGGGATCGACGGCGACGTCGTCATGAAGATCGTCAGCCCCGACATTTCACACAAATCTGACATCGGCGGCGTGAAAGTCGGCGTCGCGAACGAGGACGTCTACGACGCCTACGAGGATCTCGTCGCGCGGGCGCGAAACTACCAGCCCGACGCGACGATCCTCGGCGTGCAGGTCCAGGAGATGCTCGATCTCGACGCATCGACCGAGACGATCGTCGGCATGAACCGCGATCCGCAGTTCGGCCCCCTGTTGCTGTTCGGACTCGGTGGAATCTTCGTCGAAATCCTCGAGGACACGTCGGTTCGCGTCGCCCCGATCGGCGAGGACGAGGCCCGGGCGATGATCGACGAGATCAAGTCGGCCCCGCTGTTGCGCGGTGCCCGGGGCCGCGAACCGGCCGACGTCGATGCGATCGTCGAGACGATCCAGCGGCTCTCGCAACTGGTGACGGACTTCCCCGCGATCCTCGAACTCGACGTCAATCCGCTCGTCGCGGGCCCCGACGGCGTAGCGGCGATCGACCTCAGACTCACGGTTGACACGGAGGAACTATGA
- a CDS encoding phosphotransacetylase family protein → MTDPDTTDESQIDEQSTDSATDGPDTILVSSLEESTGKTAITLALARLAEADGDSVGYMKPKGTRLESNVGKTLDEDPLLARELLDLDAEMHDLEPVVYSPTFVEQAIRGREDPAELRDRVREAFETVSANHDRLFVEGGGRYDIGGIVELTDADLADVLDARVLLVAPYEVPGDVDDVLAAVRTFGDRLDGVIFNDVPDAAYDQLETDIVPFLEGRGVSVYGVLPNERALSGVTVAELADELGAKRLVEAGDDAYVERFSVGAMGADSALRHFRRTKDAAVITGGDRAEIHAAALEAPGVRCLILTGGHRPSGAILGQATEKGVPILSVQTDTLTTVERAEDVVRSGRTRDAETIDRMERLLTDHAAIDSILDRDRE, encoded by the coding sequence ATGACCGACCCAGACACCACGGACGAATCCCAGATCGACGAACAGAGCACCGATAGCGCGACCGACGGACCCGACACCATCCTGGTGAGTTCACTCGAGGAAAGTACCGGCAAGACGGCGATCACGCTGGCACTCGCCCGCCTCGCCGAGGCCGACGGCGACAGCGTCGGCTACATGAAACCGAAGGGGACGCGACTGGAGAGCAACGTCGGCAAGACGCTGGACGAGGACCCGCTGCTCGCCCGCGAACTCCTGGATCTCGACGCCGAGATGCACGACCTCGAACCGGTCGTCTACTCGCCGACGTTCGTCGAACAGGCGATCCGCGGCCGCGAGGATCCCGCCGAACTGCGCGATCGGGTCCGAGAGGCCTTCGAGACGGTCTCCGCGAACCACGATCGCCTCTTCGTCGAGGGTGGCGGCCGGTACGATATCGGCGGCATCGTCGAACTCACCGACGCGGACCTCGCGGACGTGCTCGACGCCCGCGTCCTGCTCGTCGCACCCTACGAGGTCCCGGGTGACGTCGACGACGTCCTCGCCGCCGTTCGAACCTTCGGCGATCGACTCGACGGCGTGATCTTCAACGACGTCCCCGACGCGGCCTACGATCAACTCGAGACCGACATCGTTCCCTTCCTCGAAGGACGCGGCGTCTCGGTGTACGGCGTACTCCCGAACGAGCGGGCGCTGTCGGGCGTCACGGTGGCCGAACTCGCTGACGAACTCGGAGCCAAACGGCTCGTCGAGGCCGGTGACGACGCCTACGTCGAGCGGTTCTCCGTCGGTGCGATGGGCGCGGACAGCGCCCTGCGTCACTTCCGCCGGACGAAAGACGCGGCGGTCATCACCGGGGGCGATCGAGCGGAGATACACGCGGCCGCGCTCGAAGCGCCCGGCGTCCGCTGTCTCATCCTGACCGGCGGCCACCGACCGTCCGGCGCGATCCTCGGACAGGCGACCGAAAAGGGCGTCCCGATCCTCTCCGTCCAGACGGACACGCTCACGACCGTTGAACGGGCCGAAGACGTCGTTCGCAGCGGTCGGACCCGAGACGCCGAGACGATCGATCGGATGGAACGGCTGTTGACCGATCACGCAGCAATCGACTCGATCCTCGACCGCGACCGCGAGTAG
- a CDS encoding helix-turn-helix transcriptional regulator produces the protein MGGEGDETAVLEALHRRQTLLQRLASEPARPPALADDLESARSTVERGLSELEAVDLIERVDGQYRTTLAGELALAEFDRLVDRVADVAGAWPLLGSLPADAAIDPRFLDGASLVLADRDDDDSALDGAARVADDAIDPVAALEGVLETASHHRIYVPSFDHRIARTYVEAIRTGTSVEVTLPSDAVESVLATVRRETADAIASGRLALYETTMELPYALVVVEFEDGAVAEVPFDRDRDTDALAMLVVCENGSPGGVITNDDAAALEWATRKLASVRATAQELTLDRSR, from the coding sequence ATGGGCGGGGAGGGGGACGAAACGGCAGTGCTCGAGGCGCTGCATCGGCGGCAGACGCTGCTTCAGCGACTCGCCTCGGAACCGGCGCGACCGCCCGCACTCGCCGATGACTTGGAGTCCGCACGATCGACGGTCGAGCGGGGGCTATCGGAACTCGAGGCGGTCGACCTGATCGAACGCGTCGACGGCCAGTATCGGACGACGCTGGCCGGTGAACTCGCTCTCGCGGAGTTCGACCGTCTCGTCGATCGGGTCGCGGACGTCGCTGGTGCGTGGCCGCTCCTTGGATCCCTGCCGGCCGACGCGGCGATCGATCCCCGGTTCCTCGACGGTGCGAGCCTCGTGCTCGCCGATCGGGACGACGACGATTCAGCCCTCGACGGGGCCGCGCGCGTCGCCGACGACGCGATCGATCCAGTGGCGGCCCTCGAGGGGGTCCTCGAAACTGCGTCGCACCATCGCATCTACGTGCCGTCGTTCGACCACCGTATCGCTCGGACGTACGTCGAGGCGATCCGTACGGGGACGTCGGTCGAGGTCACGTTACCCAGCGACGCCGTCGAGAGCGTACTCGCGACCGTTCGACGGGAGACCGCCGACGCGATCGCGAGCGGGCGGCTGGCGCTCTACGAAACCACGATGGAACTACCCTACGCGCTCGTCGTCGTCGAGTTCGAGGATGGCGCTGTGGCCGAGGTTCCGTTCGATCGGGACCGCGATACCGACGCGCTCGCGATGCTCGTCGTCTGCGAGAACGGGTCGCCGGGTGGGGTCATCACGAACGACGACGCGGCCGCGCTCGAGTGGGCCACCAGGAAACTCGCGTCCGTCAGGGCGACAGCACAGGAACTGACGCTCGACCGTTCCCGATGA
- a CDS encoding PRC-barrel domain-containing protein: MDGIPQEITSLVGREVYSNNGVFVGEVEDLRLNIDGQAVTGLALGNLNTELFSDEARSGQGVIVPYRWVRSVGDVILINDVVERVREPDEEESELVA, translated from the coding sequence ATGGACGGCATACCCCAGGAAATTACCTCCCTCGTCGGTCGTGAGGTCTACTCGAACAACGGCGTCTTCGTCGGCGAAGTCGAGGACCTTCGCCTGAACATCGACGGCCAGGCGGTCACGGGACTGGCCCTCGGCAATCTCAACACGGAACTGTTCTCGGACGAAGCGCGGAGCGGGCAGGGCGTCATCGTGCCCTACCGCTGGGTTCGCTCCGTCGGCGACGTCATCCTGATCAACGACGTCGTCGAACGCGTTCGCGAACCGGACGAAGAAGAGAGCGAACTCGTCGCGTAG
- a CDS encoding DHH family phosphoesterase has translation MSTGVTISSISDYAILGCGSVGYAVAEELVEQGKDVLIVDRDESRVESLRDQDLDARTADIRQPEAADLVADRDVVLILASDVEANKRAVENIRTQNGTQFVVARASDPVSGDELEELGADIVINPSSVIAESALRALESGELEYNAGKLAQLLEETGTRLAIVTQDSPDPDSIASAAALQAIADHLGIESDIIYLGDVGHQENRAFVNLLGIDLVQWDEIEDRSIYDTVALVDHATSSEMDLPIDIVIDHHEPDEAYEPEFVDIRPNMSSTSTIMTKYIQEYDMNVSEEVATALLYGIRAETLDFKRDTTPADLTAAAYLYPFANHDTLEQVESPSMSPETLDVLAEAIANRDVQGSHLVSNAGFVRDREALTQAASHLLNLEGVTTTAVFGIADETIFLAGRSKDIRINIGKVLDDAYGEIGETAGHSTQASAEIPLGIFTGIEISEDTRDTLLELTEEAVKRTLFDAMGVDGAEGSNGG, from the coding sequence ATGAGTACGGGGGTTACGATCTCGTCGATCTCTGATTACGCTATTCTGGGCTGTGGGAGCGTCGGGTACGCCGTCGCGGAGGAACTCGTCGAACAGGGGAAAGACGTCCTGATCGTCGATCGGGACGAGAGTCGCGTCGAATCGCTGCGGGATCAGGACCTGGACGCCCGCACCGCCGACATTCGGCAGCCGGAAGCCGCCGATCTCGTCGCCGACCGCGACGTCGTCCTGATCCTCGCGTCCGACGTCGAGGCCAACAAACGCGCCGTCGAGAACATTCGGACGCAAAACGGAACCCAGTTCGTCGTCGCGCGTGCGAGCGATCCCGTCTCCGGGGACGAACTCGAGGAACTCGGCGCGGACATCGTCATCAACCCGTCGTCGGTCATCGCCGAGTCGGCCCTGCGGGCACTCGAGTCGGGAGAACTCGAGTACAACGCCGGGAAACTCGCCCAGTTGTTAGAGGAGACGGGGACGCGGCTGGCGATCGTCACCCAGGACAGTCCCGACCCCGACTCGATCGCCAGCGCCGCGGCGCTGCAGGCGATCGCCGACCACCTCGGGATCGAGTCGGACATCATCTACCTCGGTGACGTCGGCCACCAGGAGAACCGCGCGTTCGTCAACCTCCTGGGGATCGACCTCGTCCAGTGGGACGAGATCGAGGACCGATCGATCTACGACACCGTCGCACTCGTCGATCACGCGACCTCGAGCGAGATGGACCTCCCCATCGACATCGTCATCGACCACCACGAACCCGACGAGGCGTACGAACCCGAGTTCGTCGACATCCGCCCGAACATGTCCTCGACGTCGACGATCATGACGAAGTACATCCAGGAGTACGACATGAACGTCTCCGAGGAGGTCGCCACGGCGCTGCTGTACGGCATCCGGGCGGAGACGCTGGATTTCAAACGCGACACGACCCCCGCCGATCTCACCGCCGCTGCCTATCTCTACCCGTTCGCGAACCACGACACGTTAGAGCAGGTCGAGTCGCCGTCGATGTCCCCCGAGACGCTGGACGTCCTCGCCGAAGCGATCGCCAACCGCGACGTTCAGGGGAGCCACCTCGTCTCCAACGCCGGCTTCGTCCGCGATCGAGAGGCGCTAACTCAGGCCGCGAGCCACCTGCTCAATCTCGAGGGCGTGACGACGACGGCGGTCTTCGGCATCGCCGACGAGACGATCTTCCTCGCCGGCCGATCGAAGGACATCCGCATCAATATCGGGAAGGTGCTCGACGACGCTTACGGCGAGATCGGCGAGACCGCGGGCCACTCGACCCAGGCCAGCGCGGAGATCCCGCTGGGGATCTTCACCGGGATCGAGATTTCGGAGGACACGCGAGATACGTTGCTCGAGTTGACCGAGGAAGCCGTCAAGCGAACGCTGTTCGACGCGATGGGCGTCGACGGTGCGGAAGGATCGAACGGGGGTTAG
- a CDS encoding DUF2332 domain-containing protein: MGEISEAFIWYGDWAEEVSPLYASLARKAAQCPNLVDIAAEARDGQPPPQLLLAAVHALVLEEPDHRIAEFYPSCTDDPLDPSDADPFPAFREFCLTHEGRVREIVATRRVQTNDVGRSAVLFPAFAHAARTGVRRPLALVEVGTSAGLNLYWDRFQYAYDEYGTHGESSSPVRIESAVKGAIDPPLSASIPDVEYRAGIDLQPLDVTDPSDKRWLRALAIPDQQWRYDRLAAAIELVADDPPRLVEGDVPSVLPDLLPEVPVELELCIFSTHTLYQFEESAVAEFENVLREFSRERPLYWFSDTSSSESEYPNYRMVTLRDGVSEETHLAEYKSYGEWIRWLAAE; the protein is encoded by the coding sequence ATGGGCGAAATTTCGGAGGCGTTCATCTGGTATGGAGACTGGGCAGAGGAGGTTTCTCCACTCTATGCATCCTTGGCACGAAAAGCCGCTCAGTGCCCGAATCTCGTCGATATCGCTGCCGAGGCTCGTGACGGCCAACCACCACCACAACTTCTCCTTGCGGCTGTCCACGCACTGGTGCTGGAAGAACCCGACCATCGGATCGCCGAGTTCTACCCGAGTTGTACCGACGATCCTCTCGACCCGTCCGATGCCGACCCGTTTCCGGCGTTTCGCGAGTTCTGTCTTACCCACGAAGGCCGCGTCCGCGAAATCGTCGCCACACGACGCGTTCAGACGAATGACGTCGGTCGATCGGCGGTTCTCTTTCCAGCGTTCGCACACGCAGCCAGAACTGGCGTTCGACGGCCACTCGCGCTCGTAGAGGTCGGCACCAGCGCCGGACTCAATCTGTATTGGGATCGCTTCCAGTATGCCTACGACGAGTACGGCACGCACGGCGAGTCGAGTTCCCCGGTACGGATCGAATCCGCCGTGAAAGGAGCGATCGATCCGCCGCTTTCCGCGTCGATTCCCGACGTTGAATACCGGGCCGGCATCGATCTTCAGCCGCTCGATGTGACCGATCCGTCGGACAAACGATGGCTCCGGGCGCTCGCCATTCCGGATCAGCAGTGGCGATACGATCGACTCGCGGCTGCGATCGAACTGGTTGCGGATGACCCTCCACGACTCGTCGAGGGTGATGTGCCGAGTGTCCTTCCCGATTTGCTTCCCGAGGTACCGGTCGAACTCGAACTCTGTATTTTTAGCACGCATACGCTTTACCAGTTCGAGGAGAGTGCAGTTGCCGAATTCGAAAACGTTCTCCGTGAATTCAGCCGCGAACGGCCACTCTACTGGTTCTCAGATACCTCGTCTTCGGAATCCGAATACCCGAATTACCGGATGGTCACCCTCCGTGACGGTGTTTCCGAAGAGACGCACCTCGCGGAGTACAAATCGTACGGCGAGTGGATCCGGTGGCTGGCAGCAGAGTGA